The proteins below are encoded in one region of Meriones unguiculatus strain TT.TT164.6M chromosome 18, Bangor_MerUng_6.1, whole genome shotgun sequence:
- the Ap4e1 gene encoding AP-4 complex subunit epsilon-1 isoform X4, translated as MAETLTEETKMSTERKFGVVVVGVGRAGSVRIRDLRGPHSSAFLNLVGFVSRRELGSLDEVRQIPLEDALCSQEIDVAYICSESSSHEDYIRQFLQAGKHVLVEYPMALSSSAAQDLWELAAQKGKVLHEEHVELLMEEFAFLKKEVTGKELLKGSLHFTASPLEEDKFGFPAFSGISRLTWLVSLFGELSLISATLEHRKEDRYLKMTVQLETQDKGLLSWIEERGPGFKRNRYLNFQFKSGSLENVPSAGVNKNIFLKDQDIFVQKLLGQVSAEDLDAEKKRILHCLGLADNIRKLCRPEE; from the exons ATGGCTGAG ACACTGACGGAAGAGACCAAGATGAGTACTGAG AGGAAATTTGGTGTGGTGGTGGTTGGTGTTGGCAGAGCTGGCTCCGTGAGGATAAGGGATTTGCGGGGTCCACACTCTTCAGCATTCCTGAACCTGGTTGGATTTGTGTCCAG ACGAGAACTTGGGAGTCTTGATGAAGTGCGGCAGATTCCTTTGGAAGATGCTCTCTGCAGTCAAGAGATTGATGTCGCCTATATTTGCAGTGAGAGTTCCAGCCACGAAGACTATATAAG GCAGTTTCTTCAGGCTGGCAAGCATGTCCTGGTGGAGTACCCAATGGCATTGTCATCTTCAGCGGCCCAGGACCTGTGGGAGCTGGCTGCACAGAAAG GGAAAGTCCTGCATGAGGAGCATGTGGAACTCTTGATGGAAGAATTTGCGTTCCTGAAAAAAGAAGTGACGGGGAAAGAACTCCTGAAAGGGTCTCTTCACTTCACAG CCAGCCCACTGGAAGAAGATAAATTTGGCTTCCCTGCGTTCAGCGGCATTTCTCGCCTGACCTGGCTGGTCAGCCTCTTTGGGGAGCTTTCTCTTATTTCTGCCACCTTGGAACACCGAAAAGAAGATCGGTATCTGAAAATGACTGTGCAGCTCGAGACCCAGGACAAGGG TCTCTTGTCATGGATTGAAGAGAGAGGGCCCGGCTTcaaaagaaacagatatttaaaCTTCCAATTCAAATCTGGGTCCCTGGAGAATGTGCCAAGTGCAGGAGTCAATAAGAACATCTTTCTGAAAGACCAGGATATATTTGTTCAGAAGCTCTTGGGCCAGGTCTCTGCGGAGGACCTGGATGCCGAGAAGAAGCGCATCCTGCATTGCCTGGGACTGGCCGACAACATCCGGAAGCTCTGCCGCCCAGAGGAGTGA
- the Ap4e1 gene encoding AP-4 complex subunit epsilon-1 isoform X5: protein MSTERKFGVVVVGVGRAGSVRIRDLRGPHSSAFLNLVGFVSRRELGSLDEVRQIPLEDALCSQEIDVAYICSESSSHEDYIRQFLQAGKHVLVEYPMALSSSAAQDLWELAAQKGKVLHEEHVELLMEEFAFLKKEVTGKELLKGSLHFTASPLEEDKFGFPAFSGISRLTWLVSLFGELSLISATLEHRKEDRYLKMTVQLETQDKGLLSWIEERGPGFKRNRYLNFQFKSGSLENVPSAGVNKNIFLKDQDIFVQKLLGQVSAEDLDAEKKRILHCLGLADNIRKLCRPEE from the exons ATGAGTACTGAG AGGAAATTTGGTGTGGTGGTGGTTGGTGTTGGCAGAGCTGGCTCCGTGAGGATAAGGGATTTGCGGGGTCCACACTCTTCAGCATTCCTGAACCTGGTTGGATTTGTGTCCAG ACGAGAACTTGGGAGTCTTGATGAAGTGCGGCAGATTCCTTTGGAAGATGCTCTCTGCAGTCAAGAGATTGATGTCGCCTATATTTGCAGTGAGAGTTCCAGCCACGAAGACTATATAAG GCAGTTTCTTCAGGCTGGCAAGCATGTCCTGGTGGAGTACCCAATGGCATTGTCATCTTCAGCGGCCCAGGACCTGTGGGAGCTGGCTGCACAGAAAG GGAAAGTCCTGCATGAGGAGCATGTGGAACTCTTGATGGAAGAATTTGCGTTCCTGAAAAAAGAAGTGACGGGGAAAGAACTCCTGAAAGGGTCTCTTCACTTCACAG CCAGCCCACTGGAAGAAGATAAATTTGGCTTCCCTGCGTTCAGCGGCATTTCTCGCCTGACCTGGCTGGTCAGCCTCTTTGGGGAGCTTTCTCTTATTTCTGCCACCTTGGAACACCGAAAAGAAGATCGGTATCTGAAAATGACTGTGCAGCTCGAGACCCAGGACAAGGG TCTCTTGTCATGGATTGAAGAGAGAGGGCCCGGCTTcaaaagaaacagatatttaaaCTTCCAATTCAAATCTGGGTCCCTGGAGAATGTGCCAAGTGCAGGAGTCAATAAGAACATCTTTCTGAAAGACCAGGATATATTTGTTCAGAAGCTCTTGGGCCAGGTCTCTGCGGAGGACCTGGATGCCGAGAAGAAGCGCATCCTGCATTGCCTGGGACTGGCCGACAACATCCGGAAGCTCTGCCGCCCAGAGGAGTGA
- the Ap4e1 gene encoding AP-4 complex subunit epsilon-1 isoform X6: MAETWRPLSGNGRSLKRTLTEETKMSTERKFGVVVVGVGRAGSVRIRDLRGPHSSAFLNLVGFVSRRELGSLDEVRQIPLEDALCSQEIDVAYICSESSSHEDYIRQFLQAGKHVLVEYPMALSSSAAQDLWELAAQKGKVLHEEHVELLMEEFAFLKKEVTGKELLKGSLHFTASPLEEDKFGFPAFSGISRLTWLVSLFGELSLISATLEHRKEDRYLKMTVQLETQDKGLLSWIEERGPGFKRNRYLNFQFKSGSLENVPSAGVNKNIFLKDQDIFVQKLLGQVSAEDLDAEKKRILHCLGLADNIRKLCRPEE, translated from the exons ATGGCGGAGACCTGGAGGCCCCTCTCGGGAAACGGGCGTTCCCTGAAGAGG ACACTGACGGAAGAGACCAAGATGAGTACTGAG AGGAAATTTGGTGTGGTGGTGGTTGGTGTTGGCAGAGCTGGCTCCGTGAGGATAAGGGATTTGCGGGGTCCACACTCTTCAGCATTCCTGAACCTGGTTGGATTTGTGTCCAG ACGAGAACTTGGGAGTCTTGATGAAGTGCGGCAGATTCCTTTGGAAGATGCTCTCTGCAGTCAAGAGATTGATGTCGCCTATATTTGCAGTGAGAGTTCCAGCCACGAAGACTATATAAG GCAGTTTCTTCAGGCTGGCAAGCATGTCCTGGTGGAGTACCCAATGGCATTGTCATCTTCAGCGGCCCAGGACCTGTGGGAGCTGGCTGCACAGAAAG GGAAAGTCCTGCATGAGGAGCATGTGGAACTCTTGATGGAAGAATTTGCGTTCCTGAAAAAAGAAGTGACGGGGAAAGAACTCCTGAAAGGGTCTCTTCACTTCACAG CCAGCCCACTGGAAGAAGATAAATTTGGCTTCCCTGCGTTCAGCGGCATTTCTCGCCTGACCTGGCTGGTCAGCCTCTTTGGGGAGCTTTCTCTTATTTCTGCCACCTTGGAACACCGAAAAGAAGATCGGTATCTGAAAATGACTGTGCAGCTCGAGACCCAGGACAAGGG TCTCTTGTCATGGATTGAAGAGAGAGGGCCCGGCTTcaaaagaaacagatatttaaaCTTCCAATTCAAATCTGGGTCCCTGGAGAATGTGCCAAGTGCAGGAGTCAATAAGAACATCTTTCTGAAAGACCAGGATATATTTGTTCAGAAGCTCTTGGGCCAGGTCTCTGCGGAGGACCTGGATGCCGAGAAGAAGCGCATCCTGCATTGCCTGGGACTGGCCGACAACATCCGGAAGCTCTGCCGCCCAGAGGAGTGA
- the Ap4e1 gene encoding AP-4 complex subunit epsilon-1 isoform X3, with protein MLFPSPEGNHKQGFSRIFTPYRSSCIRSTPFQLRTAKLEKGPNVPTTRKKAQAVTSGAARADKPACRPTRAGAGTGSSSRAPQLRGPETAPPRPRPQPGRQSDPSSRSAGRPLRPAAALPESRRGAQQAAGERVSVYSPGCPGAHSPVSQVLGLKTLTEETKMSTERKFGVVVVGVGRAGSVRIRDLRGPHSSAFLNLVGFVSRRELGSLDEVRQIPLEDALCSQEIDVAYICSESSSHEDYIRQFLQAGKHVLVEYPMALSSSAAQDLWELAAQKGKVLHEEHVELLMEEFAFLKKEVTGKELLKGSLHFTASPLEEDKFGFPAFSGISRLTWLVSLFGELSLISATLEHRKEDRYLKMTVQLETQDKGLLSWIEERGPGFKRNRYLNFQFKSGSLENVPSAGVNKNIFLKDQDIFVQKLLGQVSAEDLDAEKKRILHCLGLADNIRKLCRPEE; from the exons ATGCTGTTTCCTAGCCCTGAGGGGAATCACAAACAGGGGTTTTCCAGAATCTTTACTCCCTACAGAAGCTCTTGTATCAGATCAACTCCTTTCCAGCTTAGGACCGCTAAACTAGAAAAGGGCCCGAATGTACCCACCACCAGAAAAAAGGCCCAGGCAGTCACGAGTGGCGCGGCGAGAGCCGACAAACCTGCGTGCCGTCCCACGCGGGCCGGAGCGGGAACTGGCAGCTCCTCCCGGGCCCCTCAGCTGCGCGGGCCGGAGACCGCCCCGCCGAGGCCACGCCCCCAGCCGGGCCGCCAATCGGATCCCAGCAGCCGCTCGGCGGGCCGCCCCTTGCGGCCCGCCGCTGCCCTGCCGGAGAGCCGGCGCGGAGCGCAGCAGGCGGCTGGGGAGAG ggtttctgtgtatagccctggctgtcctggagctcactctcctgtctcccaagtgctaggattaaag ACACTGACGGAAGAGACCAAGATGAGTACTGAG AGGAAATTTGGTGTGGTGGTGGTTGGTGTTGGCAGAGCTGGCTCCGTGAGGATAAGGGATTTGCGGGGTCCACACTCTTCAGCATTCCTGAACCTGGTTGGATTTGTGTCCAG ACGAGAACTTGGGAGTCTTGATGAAGTGCGGCAGATTCCTTTGGAAGATGCTCTCTGCAGTCAAGAGATTGATGTCGCCTATATTTGCAGTGAGAGTTCCAGCCACGAAGACTATATAAG GCAGTTTCTTCAGGCTGGCAAGCATGTCCTGGTGGAGTACCCAATGGCATTGTCATCTTCAGCGGCCCAGGACCTGTGGGAGCTGGCTGCACAGAAAG GGAAAGTCCTGCATGAGGAGCATGTGGAACTCTTGATGGAAGAATTTGCGTTCCTGAAAAAAGAAGTGACGGGGAAAGAACTCCTGAAAGGGTCTCTTCACTTCACAG CCAGCCCACTGGAAGAAGATAAATTTGGCTTCCCTGCGTTCAGCGGCATTTCTCGCCTGACCTGGCTGGTCAGCCTCTTTGGGGAGCTTTCTCTTATTTCTGCCACCTTGGAACACCGAAAAGAAGATCGGTATCTGAAAATGACTGTGCAGCTCGAGACCCAGGACAAGGG TCTCTTGTCATGGATTGAAGAGAGAGGGCCCGGCTTcaaaagaaacagatatttaaaCTTCCAATTCAAATCTGGGTCCCTGGAGAATGTGCCAAGTGCAGGAGTCAATAAGAACATCTTTCTGAAAGACCAGGATATATTTGTTCAGAAGCTCTTGGGCCAGGTCTCTGCGGAGGACCTGGATGCCGAGAAGAAGCGCATCCTGCATTGCCTGGGACTGGCCGACAACATCCGGAAGCTCTGCCGCCCAGAGGAGTGA